The Vigna radiata var. radiata cultivar VC1973A unplaced genomic scaffold, Vradiata_ver6 scaffold_511, whole genome shotgun sequence nucleotide sequence CCACTTAAAACCTTCAGAATTCAATGATTTCCATGAGTACCATTTGTGGCAGAAGAGGCAGCTAAAACTCCTTGAAGCTGGTCTCCTCGCTCACCCTGCAATTCCCATAGAAAAGAACAACACATATGCCATGAACCTTAAAGACATTATCCGTAGTGCTGAATTCAAACCCTTAGACACTTGCAAAAACTCAGACACCATGAGAACCTTCACCAACTCTGTGGTTTCCTTATCAATGAGAACTCCTAATGACAATCCCACCAATGTTTGCCACTGGGCTAATGGATACCCTGTGAACATTCACCTCTACATTTCCCTTCTCCAATCCATCTTTGATCTAACGGAGGAGACAGCAGTGCTTGATGAGTTGGAAGAGCAACTTGATCTGATAAAGAAAACTTGGTCAACATTGGGAATAAATAAGCCGATTCACAATGTTTGCTTTGCATGGGTGATGTTTCAGCAATATGTGGAAACTGGGCAGACAGAACCTGATCTTCTTTGTGCCACACATGCTACATTGAGTGAGGTGTCAAATGatactaagaaagaaaaagagtccTTGTATATTGAGATATTAACATCTATGCTCAGTTCACTCAAGGAATGGACAGATAAGAGATTTCTTAACTACCATGAACATTTTCAAGGTAATATCGGACAAATCGAAAATCTTCTTCCTGTGGTGAGGTTAGCAACCAAGATTTTGAGAGATGTCAAAGTTTCTGATGAAGAAATGCAAGATAGAGGAGATAAAACTACAAGGGATGCCTCCGAGGACCAGATTGATGATTATATTCGTTCTTCCGTGAAAAGTGCTTTTGAAAAGGTAGGTAGCAGTTAAGAAACAATCTAAAAGGTTGATATGTCAGAAGAATGCATAAAATTTGACCTTTTATTCTTGGTTTGTTTgatcatttaaaatatgaattttttttatttaaatttcatttgccTTTTGTGCTCCCATTTCAGTAAAAATCATGTATTTTTAGTTCCATGCCAGGGACTAAAATCTTGTGattcttttgcaattttaaaGGAATAATGGCAATGGTATTTGAATAGACTGAAGACATATCCTAGTCCAATTGACTTTTAATTCCTATAGTGGTGATTAACTTCtagcattttcattttctttttactttaaaagTGAAAAGGAAATTATCATAATGTCTTTGTTTTCCGATGATTGTAGATGATGGAAGCAGCAAATAATAAATCTGCTGAATCTGAAACAAAGGTAGGAATAAGTGAGATTATGCTTAAAATGGCTCAGGAGACTGAAAATTTAGCAAAGAAGGAGAAACAAAGTTATAGTCCAGTATTGAAGAAATGGCATTCAATAGCAGCTGCAGTAGCAGCAATGACTCTAAACAATTGCTACGGACATGTGCTAAAGCAATATTTAAGTGAAATGACCACATCAGAAACGGTTGAGGTTATTTTAGTACTGCGTAGAGCAAAAGTTCTAGAAGACGTTTTGGTTCAAATGGTAGTTGAAGACTCAGTTGATTGTGAGGATGGAGGCAAAACAGTAGTGAGAGAGATGGTTCCTTTTGAAGTTGAGTCAACCACACTGATCCTGATTAGAAAATGGATGGATGAATCACTACTCAAAGTGAGAGATTGCTTtcagaaagcaaaagaaaatgaagtaaGTTTTACCCTCTGAACAAATATAATTGGAGGAGAACACAATACATTGTGCATTTAGGAGACTATGtaacatcttttcttttttttgaagGCATGGAATCCAAAGTCTAAATCAGAGCCGTATGCAAAATCAGTAGTAGAGTTGATGAATTTGTCCAAGAAAGTTGTGCAAGAATTCTTTCAAATTCCAATATCAATAACTGAAGATTTAGTTCAAGAACTTGTTGATGGATTACAAAAAGTCTTGCGGGAATACATAATGTTTGTTGCAGCATGTGGTAAGTGGTTCTAAAGATCAATTTTTCTTCACTAGAAAGCTTCAAAGATATGTTTGgtttgaattttaaatgaaagacaaaaaaCACTCTCCAAGACATGAAACTTATGGTACTAGTTAGTCCAGTCCTAATGACTAGGAAGCAGCAAAGAGCATTCtgatttgttatattttgatCTAAACTGTCTCAGGTTTGAAAGAGAACTACATTCCCTCGCTTCCTCCATTGACAAGGTGCAATAGGAACTCAAAGTTCCACAAGCTGTGGAAGATTGCTAGCCCATGCAGTGTTAGTTGTGAAGATCCAAACATATATTCTATATATGAAGCCAAGCATCCTCACTCATGCACTAGCCGTGGAACACAACGCCTCTACATTCGTCTCAACTCCTTGCACTATATCCTTTCTCATATTCCTCAACTTGACAAATCACTCTCCTTGTCAGAAGGAGTAGTTCCTTCAAATCGCCACAGTTCTGCCAATACTCAGAAAGTTCAAAGTAAGAGCGTTTCATACTTTGAAGCAACCAACACTGCCATCCTAGCAGCATGCCAGCATGTCTCAGAAGTTGCTTCCTACCGGCTCATGTTCTTTGACTCAAACCCTTTCTTCTACGATAGCCTCTATGTTGGTGATGTAGTCAACGCTAGGATCGACAAAATGTTGACAATCCTCAAGCATAACATCAAACTAATGACAGCAATTCTAACAGAAAGAGCTCAAGAACTGGCAGTGAAGCAAGTTATGAAGGCTTCCTTTGATGCATTCCTAACAGTTTTACTAGCTGGTGGAACCACCAGGGTGTTCAATGAATCTGATCACCAGTTTATACAAGAGGATTTTGAAAGTTTGAAGAAGGTGTTTCGCATTTGTGGAGAAGAATTGTTAGCAGAAAATATGGTGGAAAAAGAGGCTGAGGTTGTGGAGGGTGTAATAGAACTAATGGGAATGAGTACTGAACAATTGGTGGAAAACTTAAGTACCTTAACCGCTGAATCAGGTGGAGTAGGAGTCAATGGAAATAGCCAGAAGTTGTCAATGCCTCCAACTACAGGAAAGTGGAATAGAACAGACCCCAACACAATATTAAGGGTATTGTGCTATAGAAATGATCGAGTTGCAAATAGTTTCCTGAAAAGGACGTTCCAAATAGCAAGGAGGAGATGAGAACAAATAGCCATATCATGAACTTTTGCAAAACATAGTGGTAAAATAAATCCTCCTTCTAACTAGTATGAACAAGTTTCTGGGACAGGGGGTGAAGATTGTATAAAACAGGAACCAAAGTTTTGGAATACGCAATGGGGGAACATATTTGTTCAAGAAAGAACTGTCTTGCTTTCATCTCTAAGCTTGTTCAACATTAAACTGATTCAAGAAACAATTGCAGACTACAGATTATCTTCTGAATCATGTTTCTGTTAAAAGGAATTATTTTACCTTCTTTTTGAAGAAGGGTGAAAGAAAGAACCACGAATTTGTCATATAATTTGGTGTTGACGCATCTTTTTGCAGGAGTAGCTCATAGCTAGGATGCTGCGACCAGTTGGGTTGTTAGTCCATAGggtttagaaaacaaaagacCAAAGTGCTTGTGAGTAAAAATGGAAAATCATCTATCTTTTTGTTGTGTATTCAATGTGAACGTCTTAATAAGAGAAGGATTTTTGTTACTTAAAATGACaagagagataaagagaaagagaaggatTTTTCCAAAATGTTGTTCTCACAATAGGTAAATGAACACTCAAGAATATATGAAACAACTAAAATACTTTTGCTTTTACCTTCCTAAACAAATCTGACCATGGATCAATGAAATTTGATACCGAAACAGTGTTCAAACACA carries:
- the LOC106779386 gene encoding uncharacterized protein LOC106779386; the encoded protein is MLKHQSPRVSDYEEQVTLKDISKQLRELTQWRIDTERKMDYAQQDRERQITIIQDELRVMRDEQGRMRGTYEVLFTACRSSPGFGGRSAITFYSKHDGNSGGKSPGVTQTSKLKLALGLKMMRSSLSQRVMMSATASTPASPVTERSPRSRSVPRRAMTMAEVMRLQMGVSEQSDNRLRKTLVRTLVGQLGRQAETIILPLELLRHLKPSEFNDFHEYHLWQKRQLKLLEAGLLAHPAIPIEKNNTYAMNLKDIIRSAEFKPLDTCKNSDTMRTFTNSVVSLSMRTPNDNPTNVCHWANGYPVNIHLYISLLQSIFDLTEETAVLDELEEQLDLIKKTWSTLGINKPIHNVCFAWVMFQQYVETGQTEPDLLCATHATLSEVSNDTKKEKESLYIEILTSMLSSLKEWTDKRFLNYHEHFQGNIGQIENLLPVVRLATKILRDVKVSDEEMQDRGDKTTRDASEDQIDDYIRSSVKSAFEKMMEAANNKSAESETKVGISEIMLKMAQETENLAKKEKQSYSPVLKKWHSIAAAVAAMTLNNCYGHVLKQYLSEMTTSETVEVILVLRRAKVLEDVLVQMVVEDSVDCEDGGKTVVREMVPFEVESTTLILIRKWMDESLLKVRDCFQKAKENEAWNPKSKSEPYAKSVVELMNLSKKVVQEFFQIPISITEDLVQELVDGLQKVLREYIMFVAACGLKENYIPSLPPLTRCNRNSKFHKLWKIASPCSVSCEDPNIYSIYEAKHPHSCTSRGTQRLYIRLNSLHYILSHIPQLDKSLSLSEGVVPSNRHSSANTQKVQSKSVSYFEATNTAILAACQHVSEVASYRLMFFDSNPFFYDSLYVGDVVNARIDKMLTILKHNIKLMTAILTERAQELAVKQVMKASFDAFLTVLLAGGTTRVFNESDHQFIQEDFESLKKVFRICGEELLAENMVEKEAEVVEGVIELMGMSTEQLVENLSTLTAESGGVGVNGNSQKLSMPPTTGKWNRTDPNTILRVLCYRNDRVANSFLKRTFQIARRR